One Pseudomonas sp. MH9.2 DNA segment encodes these proteins:
- a CDS encoding PAS domain-containing sensor histidine kinase, giving the protein MQADNESLPDSEMLFDDADRGLLLTAEDGQIKRVNLTFCHWIGYSREELLGRQIQSLMRLTGRSFYQNWVSLMQIQEEVADVKFDLVHHNGCATPMIFSAIRCEHSTGIFHELSLFRAEERHRYERDLLNARMVAERHLAKHLKAQRAQNAAQDKLRVTYAAAEDRALFAEQMIGIVSHDLRNPLSAIIMATDMLGRGELDAKQRQVLGHITHSAQRAQRLVADLLDFTLTQVGRGIAVSPKPVDLHELVAGCLDELRRTFPGHELSHLRVGHCEFTADSDRLYQLIGNLVANAISYGSADGGVTVSSLCEDHAVSIVVHNVGTPIRPALLDNLFEPMIRGSHDNAELHSLGLGLFIVREIARAHHGDVTVTSSIGSGTTLTATFPRSAN; this is encoded by the coding sequence CCAGATTCCGAAATGCTCTTCGATGATGCGGATCGTGGATTGCTGCTCACCGCAGAAGACGGTCAGATTAAACGGGTTAACCTCACCTTCTGTCACTGGATCGGTTACAGCCGAGAGGAACTACTCGGTCGTCAGATTCAGAGCCTTATGAGGCTCACGGGGAGAAGCTTCTATCAGAACTGGGTATCCCTAATGCAAATTCAGGAGGAGGTCGCTGATGTGAAATTCGACCTCGTTCATCATAATGGCTGTGCAACCCCGATGATTTTCAGCGCAATCAGGTGTGAGCACTCCACCGGTATTTTTCACGAGTTGTCATTGTTCAGGGCCGAAGAGCGACATCGATACGAACGTGACCTACTCAATGCGCGGATGGTCGCCGAAAGGCATCTGGCAAAACACCTCAAGGCTCAACGCGCTCAGAATGCTGCCCAGGACAAATTGCGTGTTACCTACGCTGCGGCAGAAGACAGGGCCCTTTTCGCCGAACAGATGATTGGTATCGTCAGCCACGATCTGCGAAACCCGCTGTCGGCGATAATAATGGCAACGGATATGCTGGGCCGCGGGGAGCTTGATGCCAAACAGAGGCAAGTACTCGGTCATATCACTCACTCGGCGCAGAGGGCACAGCGTTTGGTCGCAGACCTTCTTGACTTCACTTTGACTCAAGTTGGACGAGGTATCGCGGTTTCCCCCAAGCCGGTCGACCTGCACGAACTTGTGGCGGGATGCTTGGACGAGTTAAGACGGACCTTCCCCGGACATGAGCTGTCCCACTTGCGTGTTGGACACTGCGAGTTCACCGCGGACAGTGACCGGCTTTATCAGCTTATAGGCAACCTCGTTGCCAATGCAATCTCCTACGGCTCTGCGGATGGTGGGGTAACCGTCTCGTCGCTCTGTGAGGACCACGCAGTAAGTATTGTCGTGCACAACGTTGGCACGCCAATACGCCCGGCGCTGCTCGACAACCTGTTCGAGCCGATGATTCGCGGCAGTCATGACAATGCTGAGCTGCACAGTCTCGGGCTTGGTCTATTCATTGTTCGAGAGATCGCAAGAGCGCATCACGGTGATGTGACAGTGACGTCTTCGATCGGAAGCGGAACGACGCTCACTGCCACGTTTCCTCGATCCGCCAATTAG
- a CDS encoding GTPase, whose product MRSDTATITDALEEAILNVIEGVGNINIIVAGKTGVGKSTLINCVFRGELAKTGSGKPVTQQIEEITKEGHPLTIIDSKGMELKDYQKISADLEFFIKKRSISGDENKHIHAAWLCIQESSNRVEDAEIELCNMLKKLSIPVIVVITQSMFGKENDFITKVKKDLNAATAFVQVRALAGEFEDDDGELYKFKEKNINALITETAGLIPEAKKRAFANALNSRHQSSMKIKIEQAGKEVLAASTLAAVAAASPIPFSDAILLVPIQVGMLAKVGVTFGMDVSTSALTTLVMSAVGSGAVTVVGRVLVTGLLKMIPGVGTVVGGVIAATTAAALTKALGARYIAVLTDFCEKNPGKDLDIALIGAELKRKMSFS is encoded by the coding sequence ATGCGCAGCGATACTGCAACAATAACGGACGCTCTCGAGGAAGCGATTCTTAACGTCATAGAGGGCGTAGGAAACATCAACATCATCGTTGCAGGAAAAACCGGCGTTGGAAAAAGCACGCTGATCAACTGCGTATTCCGTGGCGAGCTTGCAAAAACTGGCTCTGGTAAACCGGTGACGCAACAAATTGAAGAAATCACGAAGGAAGGCCATCCGCTAACCATCATCGATAGCAAAGGCATGGAGCTTAAGGACTACCAAAAAATCTCCGCCGACCTTGAGTTTTTCATCAAAAAACGCTCCATCAGCGGTGACGAAAACAAGCATATTCATGCGGCATGGCTGTGTATTCAGGAAAGTAGCAATCGAGTCGAAGATGCTGAAATAGAGTTGTGCAATATGCTCAAAAAACTGTCGATACCGGTCATTGTGGTGATTACCCAGAGCATGTTTGGCAAGGAAAATGATTTTATCACCAAGGTCAAGAAAGACCTGAACGCTGCGACTGCTTTCGTACAGGTAAGAGCACTCGCTGGGGAGTTTGAGGATGACGACGGTGAACTTTATAAATTTAAAGAAAAAAACATCAACGCTTTGATTACCGAGACAGCGGGGCTAATACCTGAAGCAAAAAAGCGCGCATTTGCTAACGCCCTTAACTCGCGGCATCAATCGTCGATGAAAATCAAGATTGAACAGGCCGGAAAAGAAGTTTTGGCCGCTAGCACGCTTGCAGCAGTAGCCGCTGCCTCGCCGATTCCGTTCTCCGATGCCATTTTGCTGGTTCCGATTCAGGTAGGAATGCTGGCAAAAGTTGGCGTCACGTTCGGTATGGATGTCAGCACCAGCGCTTTGACAACGTTGGTAATGTCCGCTGTTGGTTCAGGTGCAGTAACCGTGGTGGGGAGAGTGCTAGTAACCGGACTCCTGAAAATGATTCCGGGAGTAGGAACTGTCGTTGGCGGTGTTATTGCAGCAACGACTGCGGCCGCATTGACAAAAGCATTGGGTGCTAGATATATCGCTGTACTGACTGACTTCTGCGAAAAAAACCCAGGCAAAGATCTCGATATAGCTTTGATCGGTGCAGAACTGAAGAGGAAGATGAGTTTCTCTTGA
- a CDS encoding DUF4339 domain-containing protein, which yields MELGHHLAVLSPPPLTGAGVSNTLAWLLAFAPIIGYLLEAFVASLMGNSGAQLNHALADNRYWYVSLILNISLSLFDEMRLKQTGHDTSRFKSWAFIVPVYLYQRAKMLNQKLGVLYRVDSRLGTYVVCLTPAN from the coding sequence ATGGAACTAGGACACCACCTGGCAGTGCTCTCACCACCGCCACTAACAGGAGCTGGTGTCAGCAACACCCTCGCCTGGCTGCTGGCTTTCGCACCTATCATCGGTTATCTGCTGGAGGCGTTTGTCGCCAGCTTGATGGGTAACAGTGGGGCGCAATTGAATCACGCCTTGGCAGACAACCGTTACTGGTACGTCAGCCTGATCCTGAACATCTCATTGTCTCTATTCGATGAAATGCGCCTGAAGCAAACTGGGCACGACACCAGCCGCTTCAAGAGCTGGGCATTTATCGTACCGGTCTATCTGTACCAACGCGCCAAGATGCTGAATCAAAAACTTGGCGTACTTTATCGTGTGGATAGCCGGTTGGGCACTTACGTTGTTTGTCTGACGCCAGCAAACTAA
- a CDS encoding helix-turn-helix transcriptional regulator codes for MKETDQKYLAGVVGRAIAKQRIRSGLTQEEVAERLGIGNEAVSRIERGIVIPNIGRLLEFAGIFDCEAAELLTEASSRPDDQANRISRLLIPLNHDDRQLILDLVERLAERLGKA; via the coding sequence GTGAAAGAGACTGATCAGAAGTATTTGGCGGGTGTGGTGGGCCGTGCGATTGCCAAGCAACGCATTCGCAGTGGCTTGACGCAGGAGGAAGTGGCCGAGCGTCTGGGAATCGGCAACGAAGCCGTTTCCCGCATTGAGCGCGGTATCGTGATTCCCAACATTGGGCGCTTGCTGGAGTTCGCAGGAATTTTTGACTGCGAAGCGGCAGAACTGTTGACCGAGGCGAGTTCGCGTCCGGACGACCAGGCCAACCGGATCAGTCGGTTATTAATCCCTCTGAATCATGATGATCGACAGCTGATCCTCGATCTGGTTGAGCGCCTGGCCGAACGCCTAGGAAAGGCATGA
- a CDS encoding DUF932 domain-containing protein, which translates to MAHLVEQMAYVGTTPWHGLGNQLSPKQPLEVWQQEAGMNWQIQESPVRFMADSVDHLCTIHSFPEQKVLYRSDNKEALSVVSQRYQVVQPREVLEFYRDLTERSGYELETAGVLKGGRKLWALARTGQSTALKGNDVVNGYLLLATSCDGTLATTATPTTIRVVCNNTLTIAVNGASQAIKVPHSTRFNPQAVKQQLGITVSQWDDFMYRMRTLAARPVKAHEAKDYLLSVLCETQTGNPERTGTSNERALTKVLSMYDGHGRGAELEAANGTAWGLLNAVTEYVDHERRARSNEYRMDTAWFGQGAAIKQRALNSALQLVA; encoded by the coding sequence ATGGCACACCTCGTTGAACAAATGGCTTACGTCGGTACAACGCCCTGGCATGGCCTGGGCAATCAGCTCTCGCCCAAACAACCACTGGAAGTCTGGCAACAAGAAGCCGGCATGAACTGGCAGATCCAGGAGTCACCTGTGCGCTTCATGGCTGATTCCGTCGACCATCTCTGCACCATCCATTCGTTTCCCGAACAGAAGGTGCTCTACCGTTCGGATAATAAGGAAGCCCTGTCAGTCGTCTCGCAACGCTACCAGGTGGTCCAGCCGCGTGAGGTCCTAGAGTTTTACCGGGACCTGACCGAGCGTTCGGGTTATGAGCTGGAAACCGCCGGCGTGCTGAAGGGCGGGCGCAAACTCTGGGCGCTGGCGCGGACCGGACAGTCGACCGCCCTCAAAGGCAATGACGTGGTGAATGGCTATTTGCTGCTGGCAACTTCCTGTGACGGTACGTTGGCTACCACGGCAACACCGACCACCATTCGCGTGGTCTGCAACAACACCCTGACGATTGCGGTCAATGGCGCCAGCCAGGCGATCAAGGTCCCGCACAGCACCCGTTTCAACCCACAAGCCGTTAAACAGCAGTTGGGCATCACCGTTTCCCAGTGGGACGACTTCATGTACCGCATGCGCACACTCGCCGCACGTCCAGTGAAAGCCCATGAAGCAAAGGACTATCTACTGAGCGTGCTGTGTGAGACCCAAACGGGTAACCCAGAGCGGACCGGCACCTCGAATGAACGAGCCTTAACCAAGGTGCTGAGTATGTATGACGGTCATGGTCGAGGGGCGGAACTGGAAGCGGCCAATGGTACGGCTTGGGGCTTGCTCAACGCGGTCACCGAGTATGTCGACCACGAGCGCCGCGCCCGCAGCAACGAATACCGCATGGACACCGCCTGGTTCGGCCAAGGTGCCGCTATCAAACAACGAGCGCTCAACTCCGCCCTGCAACTGGTGGCCTGA
- the ltrA gene encoding group II intron reverse transcriptase/maturase produces MNTQPPTSVTSASSDGAMNWYGLDWARIQTSVRKTQLKIAQATRKADWRKVKRLQRMLTHSFHGRCLAVRRVTENRGRRTPGVDGETWETPQAKLRGVMCLSIKRGYCSKPLRRVWIPKPGKQEKRPLGIPTMLDRAMQALHLLAIEPVVESQSDPRSYGFRPDRSTADAMVELFHLLAAQVAPVWILEGDIKGFFDNISHDWLCQNIPMDKTILRKWLKTGVVDRGQFVATEAGTPQGGIISPCLANATLNGLELLLKDHLKKRFGTIEAKKTKVQVVRYADDFVVLANSKELLENEIKPWIEQFLSVRGVALSQEKTRIAHIHQGFDFLGWNFRKYVPKSPHRKTKLFIKPAKKNVSTFYRKVRDIIKNSGTLTQGALMGRLNPVLRGWAQYHSPVVAKATFNKLDNLIFWRILRWAKRRHPRKSVGWLKRRYYCSGIHRAFVYPVKGIDGTVKFRQLYMLADTVIVRHKRLPGAYQPYDAEQEFKWEALRVQRMLHKLRYRRQVLSLFRRQQGKCALCGHAISKDTGWHDHHVVRRVDGGPDKLNNRVLLHPDCHLQCHKQGFKEPLKHSGLQKPPSA; encoded by the coding sequence ATGAATACGCAACCACCGACTTCGGTTACGTCTGCGTCCTCGGATGGGGCTATGAATTGGTACGGTCTCGATTGGGCCAGAATTCAAACCTCTGTTCGGAAAACACAGTTGAAAATTGCGCAGGCAACAAGGAAGGCCGACTGGCGAAAGGTGAAGCGCCTGCAACGCATGCTGACTCACTCGTTTCATGGGCGATGCTTAGCTGTGCGGCGAGTCACGGAGAACCGGGGTCGCAGGACGCCGGGGGTCGATGGCGAAACGTGGGAGACGCCCCAAGCCAAACTTCGAGGGGTGATGTGTCTATCGATCAAGCGGGGTTACTGTTCTAAACCGTTGAGGCGGGTATGGATACCGAAACCTGGTAAACAGGAGAAACGCCCACTCGGAATTCCCACGATGTTGGATCGGGCCATGCAAGCGCTTCATCTGCTGGCAATTGAACCTGTTGTAGAGAGCCAGAGCGACCCCCGAAGCTACGGCTTCCGACCGGATCGCTCGACGGCCGACGCAATGGTAGAGCTGTTTCATTTGCTGGCCGCCCAAGTAGCCCCTGTCTGGATTCTGGAAGGGGACATCAAAGGTTTTTTCGATAACATCAGCCATGATTGGCTTTGTCAAAATATCCCAATGGATAAGACGATACTGCGCAAATGGCTGAAAACCGGGGTTGTTGACCGGGGGCAATTTGTTGCTACGGAGGCAGGCACGCCACAGGGCGGTATCATCTCTCCCTGTCTGGCAAACGCCACCTTGAATGGTTTGGAGCTTTTGCTGAAAGATCACTTGAAAAAACGCTTTGGCACCATAGAAGCGAAGAAAACCAAGGTTCAGGTTGTGCGCTATGCAGATGACTTTGTGGTTTTGGCAAACTCGAAAGAGTTGCTTGAAAACGAAATCAAGCCTTGGATAGAGCAATTTCTGTCTGTACGAGGGGTTGCATTATCGCAAGAAAAAACGCGCATCGCACACATCCATCAAGGCTTTGATTTTCTTGGGTGGAATTTTAGGAAGTACGTCCCGAAGTCGCCGCACAGAAAGACAAAGCTGTTTATCAAGCCTGCTAAGAAGAATGTTTCAACGTTCTATCGGAAAGTGCGAGATATTATAAAAAACAGCGGAACCCTTACTCAGGGCGCACTGATGGGGCGACTGAACCCAGTGCTGCGAGGGTGGGCGCAATATCACTCCCCGGTTGTGGCGAAAGCCACCTTTAACAAGCTGGACAACCTTATCTTCTGGCGGATCTTGAGGTGGGCAAAGCGTCGGCATCCGAGGAAGTCTGTTGGTTGGCTTAAACGACGATATTACTGTTCCGGAATTCACCGGGCATTTGTATACCCAGTAAAGGGGATCGACGGGACAGTGAAGTTTCGCCAGCTATACATGCTGGCGGATACCGTAATCGTTCGTCACAAGCGCTTGCCGGGTGCGTATCAGCCGTACGATGCAGAACAGGAGTTCAAGTGGGAAGCATTAAGGGTTCAACGGATGCTACATAAGCTCCGGTATCGGCGGCAGGTACTGAGTCTTTTCAGGCGGCAACAGGGTAAATGTGCTTTATGCGGGCATGCCATCAGCAAGGATACCGGCTGGCACGATCACCACGTTGTCAGGCGGGTGGATGGCGGCCCGGATAAACTAAATAACCGTGTACTGCTCCATCCCGACTGCCACTTACAGTGCCACAAGCAGGGATTCAAGGAGCCACTTAAGCATAGCGGTTTGCAAAAACCACCTTCCGCGTGA
- the tnpB gene encoding IS66 family insertion sequence element accessory protein TnpB (TnpB, as the term is used for proteins encoded by IS66 family insertion elements, is considered an accessory protein, since TnpC, encoded by a neighboring gene, is a DDE family transposase.) — protein sequence MMRPDAKVEKVYLYPKPVDFRKSIDGLAALVELDIKVAVFDPVLFVFLNRPRNRVKILYWERNGFCLWLKRLESESFKTSPDITDEAIVFSVQELNWLLDGFDLWRNRPHQVLTPRFVA from the coding sequence ATGATGCGACCCGACGCCAAAGTTGAAAAAGTGTACCTCTACCCAAAGCCGGTGGACTTTCGAAAGTCAATCGACGGCCTGGCCGCTCTGGTCGAACTGGATATCAAAGTCGCCGTGTTCGACCCTGTACTCTTCGTCTTTCTGAATCGCCCCCGTAATCGAGTGAAAATACTCTACTGGGAGCGCAACGGTTTTTGCCTTTGGCTCAAGCGCCTGGAGTCCGAAAGTTTCAAAACATCACCCGACATCACTGACGAGGCCATCGTGTTTAGCGTCCAGGAATTGAACTGGTTACTCGACGGTTTTGATCTGTGGCGTAACCGCCCCCATCAGGTTTTGACTCCAAGATTTGTCGCCTAA
- a CDS encoding IS1182 family transposase, translated as MKRFIEGETRTQVTLLPECLDDYVAEENPVRVVDVFVDELDLGALGFEGVAPVATGRPAYHPAVLLKFYIYGYLNRIQSSRRLEREAERNVELMWLTGRLAPDFKTIADFRKDNGKAIRSVCRQFVVLCRNLNLFSQSIIAIDGSKFKAVNNRDRNFTQGKVKARMQQIEQSIDRYLAAMDSADRATPEVAEAKAERLKEKIETLKKQMQKLKEIEAQLHESLDQQISLTDPDARSMATSGRGTGTVGYNVQTAVDDKHHLIVAHEVTNVGNDRGQLSNMANQAREEIEAESLTVVADRGYYKGLEILACEQAGITAFVPKPLTSGSKAEGRFGKQDFIYLIASDEYQCPAGQLLTKRHSSMEDGMLLHCYYFSGCQSCSMQKQCPTGKERRVKRWEHEAVVDAMQVRLEHDPAMMRVRRQTVEHPFGTLKYWMGSTHFLTKTLPRVSTEMSLHVLAYNLKRMMNIFGIAGLLEAIRA; from the coding sequence ATGAAGCGATTCATTGAGGGTGAGACTCGGACGCAGGTGACGCTGCTGCCGGAGTGTCTGGACGATTACGTAGCCGAAGAAAATCCAGTGCGCGTGGTCGATGTTTTCGTCGATGAACTCGACCTGGGCGCACTTGGTTTTGAGGGTGTCGCTCCTGTTGCAACGGGTCGTCCGGCCTACCACCCAGCGGTGTTGCTTAAGTTCTATATCTACGGCTACCTCAATCGGATTCAGTCCAGCCGCCGGCTTGAGCGTGAGGCCGAGCGCAACGTTGAGTTGATGTGGCTAACGGGGCGTTTGGCTCCGGACTTTAAAACCATTGCCGACTTTCGCAAAGACAACGGCAAAGCCATTCGCAGCGTATGCCGCCAGTTCGTAGTTCTTTGCCGCAACCTCAATCTCTTCTCTCAGTCGATCATCGCCATCGACGGTAGCAAATTCAAAGCCGTCAATAATCGCGACCGCAACTTCACTCAGGGCAAGGTGAAGGCACGTATGCAGCAGATCGAGCAGAGCATTGATCGATATCTAGCGGCGATGGATTCGGCGGATCGGGCAACGCCCGAAGTGGCCGAGGCCAAAGCAGAGCGGCTTAAAGAAAAGATAGAAACACTGAAAAAGCAGATGCAGAAACTCAAGGAAATCGAGGCGCAACTCCATGAAAGTCTAGACCAGCAGATCTCCCTCACAGACCCAGATGCACGCTCAATGGCCACGAGCGGCCGAGGCACCGGAACGGTTGGCTACAACGTACAAACAGCTGTCGACGACAAACACCATCTGATCGTTGCCCATGAGGTGACCAACGTTGGTAATGATCGTGGGCAACTGAGCAACATGGCGAACCAGGCGCGTGAAGAAATCGAGGCCGAATCGCTAACGGTGGTGGCCGACCGAGGCTATTACAAAGGTCTGGAAATCCTTGCTTGCGAGCAAGCCGGCATCACTGCCTTCGTACCGAAACCCCTCACATCAGGCAGCAAAGCCGAAGGCAGATTCGGCAAACAGGATTTCATATATCTTATTGCGTCGGACGAGTATCAATGCCCTGCGGGGCAGTTACTAACCAAGCGGCATTCGTCGATGGAAGACGGCATGTTATTGCATTGTTACTACTTCTCGGGCTGCCAGTCCTGCTCAATGCAAAAGCAATGTCCTACGGGTAAGGAGCGCCGAGTGAAGCGCTGGGAACATGAGGCTGTAGTCGACGCGATGCAGGTTCGGCTAGAACATGATCCAGCGATGATGAGGGTTCGTCGACAGACCGTTGAACATCCTTTTGGAACGCTCAAGTACTGGATGGGAAGTACCCACTTCCTGACCAAAACCCTGCCCAGGGTGAGCACTGAGATGAGCCTTCATGTGCTCGCCTACAACCTCAAACGAATGATGAACATCTTCGGCATCGCAGGACTGCTTGAAGCGATCAGGGCGTGA
- a CDS encoding haloacid dehalogenase type II translates to MAEHRFAPIIVFDVNETLLDITTLGPLFERVFGDRAVLREWFAQLILYSQTMTLCGRYSPFGELAVGTLRMLASIHDTTLDASDMDELQARMSTMPAHPDVLPALNSLRNAGFRLVTLSNSASGSSPSALERAGLSEFFERSFSVEAVGKFKPAPETYQLVARELNVEMADLLLVACHLWDTAGAQAAGCHGALLTRPHNALLPAFEMPVPDLVAAELGDLTKQIIRRWGHLERVSC, encoded by the coding sequence ATGGCAGAGCACAGGTTCGCCCCGATCATCGTTTTCGACGTGAATGAAACCCTGCTCGATATCACCACGCTCGGACCGCTGTTCGAGCGTGTATTTGGTGATCGAGCCGTTTTGCGCGAGTGGTTCGCGCAGCTGATTCTCTACTCGCAAACCATGACCCTGTGCGGGCGCTACAGCCCATTTGGCGAGCTGGCCGTAGGCACCCTGCGCATGCTCGCATCTATCCATGACACCACGCTCGACGCTAGCGACATGGATGAACTGCAGGCACGGATGAGCACTATGCCCGCGCACCCGGATGTACTGCCGGCGCTCAACAGCTTGCGTAATGCAGGCTTTCGGCTGGTGACTCTGAGCAACTCGGCGAGCGGTTCATCACCTTCGGCACTTGAGCGTGCCGGGTTGTCTGAGTTCTTTGAGCGCAGCTTCAGTGTCGAGGCTGTGGGCAAATTCAAGCCCGCCCCGGAAACCTATCAACTGGTTGCCCGGGAGTTGAATGTCGAGATGGCGGACTTGCTCCTGGTCGCTTGTCATCTTTGGGATACGGCTGGGGCGCAAGCTGCGGGTTGCCATGGCGCACTACTGACCCGACCGCACAACGCACTGCTACCGGCATTCGAGATGCCCGTGCCAGATCTGGTCGCCGCAGAGTTAGGCGACCTGACCAAGCAGATCATTCGGCGCTGGGGGCACCTTGAACGCGTGTCCTGCTGA
- a CDS encoding glutathione S-transferase family protein, with protein sequence MLKFYYHPTPNPMKVALFLAEAELPFELVPVDTAKGEQHELAFRALNPNGKVPAINDDGTVVFDSNAILLYLAEKTEKFLGNTEDRGELLSWLMFVASGLGPFSGQSVHFQRAAPEKIPYAQNRYLREAERHYDVLNTRLKGREFIVSDSFTIVDIATWAWVDRADLVLGMGRIREFSEVDRWFQAVNARPAVAHARMIGKDVEFKAQGDEASRRALYPSNYAATTSLLASKL encoded by the coding sequence ATGCTGAAGTTCTACTACCACCCGACCCCGAACCCGATGAAGGTTGCCCTATTCCTCGCAGAAGCCGAGCTGCCGTTTGAGCTGGTGCCCGTGGACACTGCCAAGGGCGAGCAGCACGAGCTGGCGTTCCGAGCCTTGAACCCCAACGGTAAGGTTCCGGCTATCAACGATGACGGCACCGTTGTATTCGACAGTAATGCCATCCTGCTCTACCTCGCTGAAAAGACTGAGAAGTTCCTCGGGAACACTGAGGATCGCGGCGAATTGCTGTCATGGCTGATGTTCGTCGCTTCGGGCCTGGGGCCTTTCTCCGGCCAATCGGTGCATTTCCAACGTGCGGCTCCGGAAAAGATTCCCTATGCGCAAAACCGCTATCTGCGAGAGGCCGAGCGCCATTACGACGTGCTCAATACGCGCCTCAAGGGGCGTGAGTTCATCGTGAGCGACAGTTTCACTATTGTAGACATCGCCACATGGGCCTGGGTCGACCGCGCAGACCTTGTCCTAGGCATGGGACGGATAAGAGAGTTCTCGGAAGTGGATCGTTGGTTCCAGGCGGTGAACGCCCGTCCAGCGGTTGCCCACGCACGCATGATTGGCAAGGATGTCGAATTCAAGGCACAAGGCGACGAGGCCTCGCGCCGCGCGCTATACCCGAGCAACTACGCCGCGACGACATCGCTGCTGGCCTCTAAGCTCTAG
- the yghU gene encoding glutathione-dependent disulfide-bond oxidoreductase → MSGMNNYEPPKVWTWNAENGGEWAKTNRPIAGPTHEATLPSGEHPLQLYSLGTPNGQKVTILLEELLALGEAGAEYDAHLIQIGEGNQFSSGFVEVNPNSKIPALFDTETGSRVFESGAILLYLAEKFGHYLPKEAAARTEVINWLFWLQGSAPYLGGGFGHFYAYAPEKFEYPINRFTMEVKRQMDVLDRELAEHRYLGGNEYSIADIATWPWFGNLVLGKAYGAGEFLQVESYKNLRRWAEEILERPAVQRGRKVNRTWGEPSEQLHERHDASDFDLKTQDQLAPEGAA, encoded by the coding sequence ATGTCTGGCATGAACAATTACGAACCACCCAAAGTCTGGACCTGGAACGCCGAAAATGGCGGGGAATGGGCCAAGACTAACCGCCCCATTGCCGGGCCCACACACGAGGCCACTCTGCCGAGTGGAGAGCATCCTCTACAGCTTTATTCGCTGGGCACGCCCAATGGCCAGAAGGTCACCATCCTGCTTGAGGAACTCTTGGCGCTGGGCGAAGCAGGTGCGGAATATGACGCACACCTGATCCAGATTGGCGAAGGAAACCAGTTCTCGTCGGGCTTCGTCGAAGTTAATCCAAACTCGAAAATCCCGGCGCTTTTCGATACCGAAACCGGCAGTCGTGTTTTTGAAAGCGGCGCGATTCTTCTCTATCTGGCGGAGAAGTTCGGACACTACCTTCCTAAGGAAGCCGCGGCGCGCACTGAGGTCATCAACTGGCTCTTTTGGCTGCAAGGCTCGGCCCCCTATCTGGGCGGCGGGTTCGGGCACTTCTACGCCTACGCGCCGGAGAAATTCGAATACCCAATCAACCGCTTCACGATGGAAGTGAAGCGCCAGATGGACGTGCTCGACCGCGAGTTGGCCGAGCACCGCTATCTGGGCGGAAACGAATACTCCATCGCCGACATCGCCACCTGGCCCTGGTTCGGCAACCTGGTGCTGGGCAAGGCCTATGGCGCGGGCGAGTTTCTGCAGGTCGAAAGCTACAAGAACCTGCGGCGCTGGGCCGAAGAGATTCTTGAGCGGCCCGCCGTTCAGCGTGGCCGCAAGGTAAACCGCACCTGGGGCGAGCCGTCAGAGCAACTGCACGAACGACATGACGCCTCGGATTTCGATCTGAAAACTCAAGACCAACTGGCCCCTGAAGGCGCCGCTTGA
- a CDS encoding DsbA family oxidoreductase — protein sequence MANDQRCNTFDLHQLLHWADQQGRMHDLKQALFAADFTSCRNLSDHSVLADVAAEVGLERAEALAVLEDQRFATDVRTAESAWINQGIRGVPAMIFNRRHLVTGAQGVENYTRILQQLAETNN from the coding sequence GTGGCAAATGATCAACGTTGCAACACGTTCGACCTGCATCAGCTTCTGCATTGGGCCGATCAGCAAGGGCGCATGCACGACTTGAAACAGGCCCTCTTTGCGGCTGACTTCACCAGTTGCCGGAACCTGTCTGACCACAGTGTGCTGGCGGATGTGGCCGCAGAAGTCGGATTGGAACGGGCCGAGGCCCTAGCCGTTCTTGAAGATCAGCGCTTTGCCACAGACGTGCGTACTGCCGAAAGCGCCTGGATTAACCAGGGCATTCGGGGTGTGCCAGCGATGATCTTCAACCGTCGCCACCTCGTAACTGGTGCGCAAGGGGTCGAGAATTACACGCGTATCTTGCAACAGTTGGCCGAGACGAATAACTGA